The stretch of DNA ATGGCATCGACATCCTTGCCCCGCCACCCGCCGGTCGGCCGTTGTTCTCGGAGAAGATAGTCCAAACCCTTCACCGCTGCCTCGCGATAGCGCGGCAGTCCGGTGGCTTGATAGACCCGGGCTAGGTACTCGATTTGTGGGTACGTGTTGCGGTTGTCAAACGTACTGCGGCCGAGAGAGCCTTTGCGGATTTTGCGGATTTCCTCAACATCGATCTCGGCCAGCCAATCCAAGTTAGCGGGCCATCCGCCATCGGCGTTTTGATATCGCAACAGGTTTTCCGCGATATGCACGATTTGCTCGGGGCGATACCGTTGGTCATTCCGGCCACGACCATCCTTCATTTGCCAGTGGTGAATGCTGTCTCTGAACAGGGACAAATCGATCGGCTCGTAGGTCCCCTGAAGAGCCTGTTGCAGTTTGGTGTCGGCTTCGTCAGCCCGGCAGGCGACATGGTTCATGACCGTACCGACCACGCAGACTGCGAGTACAATCGCACTCTGTCGATACCCTTTGAAATCAGGCCACATGCCTCGTCTCCTTCGTTTTTTGCGTCAATCTTGTGGGCAATCGTCCGGTTTCAGAAATTTCCTGGGCGCGTTGTCCGGTAGGGATCGCACGCTGCGACCGCAAGCGGTCGGTTTGGGGATTTTGAGAGTCACGCCAGAATATCTGTGTTTGATCGGTGTTCAATCTGTGGCTAAAAAAATGGCCATCTTTGGTTGAGGATCCGCTGTATTGCAATCTTAGTCGGTTCGTGAAAGGCTCACTATGCCTGCGGAAAAATCGTCGAGGAACCCATGACGCTCTTTCCAGGCTTTGAGGCGGGTGGTTAAGATACTGTCGGTGTCCGGGCTTGCCGGAACTGCCGAAGGAATGCGACCCGGACGTCCGATTTCCATCAAAACAGACGAGAACAACATGCGCACCAGCCATCGAATTCTCGCCGCGATTTTTATTGGCGGCGGATTACTCTTTGCCACGATTTACGCGAGACAACAACCGATGCCTGAATCAAACAAACCGGAACCGACCCCTCAAACCGATGCCGTCGAACCGGCGGGTCCCGCTGCGACGGAAGTTGCGACTTTCGGCGCCGGCTGTTTTTGGTGTACCGAAGGGGTGTTTCTGCAATTGAAGGGGGTCCAGTCGGTGGTCTCCGGCTACACGGGCGGTCAGGTGCCCAATCCGACCTACGAGCAAATCTGCACCGGCAGAACTGGACATGCGGAGGTGGTGCAGATAACGTTCGACCCGTCCGTGGTCACGTTTGCCGATTTGCTAAAAGTCTTTTGGCAAACCCACGACCCGACAACGCTGAACCGTCAAGGCAACGATACCGGCACGCAATATCGTTCGGCAATTTTCTATCACAGCCCAGAGCAACAACAACAGGCGGAAGCGTACAAAAAACAGCTCGATGAATCGGGGGCATTTGCAAACCCGATCGTCACCGAAATCGTGGCTGCTCAGGAGTTTTTCCCGGCCGAGGATTATCATCAAAACTACTATGATCTCAACGAGCAACAGCCGTACTGCCAATTCGTAATCCGACCGAAGATCGAAAAACTCAAGAAAGAGTTTCAGGACAAATTGAAAACCAATTAGCAACAGGTTCCCTGTGGGGGATATCCAGGCTGCGGTCAATTCTGTTCCCTGTGGCCGATGCCCCCTGCACGATTCGTCCCGACATTCCCAACCTCGACCCGCTCTGATTTTTCTACCGTGCTGACTAGGAATGACTCAACGTTATGCAGAACCTCCGAACGATTTTCGCCGTCGCTTCGCTTCTATGGATTCCCACTGTCGCGATGGCGGATTCGGCCATCAAACCGTCTCCGCAATTACCCGCGACGATGCCGTGGGACTTGGAAGCGCTCAGTCAGCCGCCTAGCTTTGAATGGGTTGATGAGCAGAGTCCCGTGCGGTCGTTGTTTTATGCCGGTGAACCGTACGGCGGCCAACCGACGCGGGTCTTCGCTTCTTACGCCACACCCGGCACGCTGGCGGGCGATTCGTCGCTCGACAAAAACCTGCCCGCTGTGGTGTTGCTGCACGGTGGGGGTGGAACGGCGTTCAAAGAATGGGCGGAACTGTGGGCCAAGCGGGGTTATGCCGCGATCGCAATGGACTTAGCCGGGCATCGGCCGGTTGAAGGAAAAAATCCGCACGATGGTCGCAATCGCACACGTCTGGATGATGGCGGACCGAATCAAGGGGATGAAGAAAAGTTCGGCAGCATCGACAAGCCGGCCAAGGAGCAATGGCCTTACCATGCGGTTGCCAACGCGATCCGCGCGCATTCGTTGATTCGCAGCTTTTCCGGCGTTGATCCCCAGCGCACAGCTGTCACGGGAATCAGTTGGGGCGGATACCTGACCTGCATTGTGTCAGGCGTCGACAACCGCTTCAAAGCTGCTGTCCCCGTCTATGGCTGCGGATTTCTACAAGAGAACAGTGCCTGGGTCCCGCGTATGGCAAAGATGGAACCGAAGCAACGCGAGCGTTGGGTGCAACTCTGGGATCCTTCAAAATACTTGCCGGCCGTCTCGATGCCGATCCTGTTCGTCAACGGCACCAATGACTTCGCCTATCCGCTGGATAGCTACATGAAGAGTTTCGACGTCGTCCCCAGCCCCAAGCAATTGCGCGTCACCGTGAACATGCCGCACGGCCATCCCCCCGGTTGGGCTCCGCAGGAAATTGGTCTGTTTGTGGATCAGCACCTGCGCGGCGCCGATCCGCTCCCGAAGCTCGACATGCTGATGGTCAAAGACGGCCAAGCATCGCTCCGCTGGCAAGGCCCCAAAAAGATTACCAAGGCAGAGCTGCATTACACGACCGACACCGTGGAAATCAACAAGCGGAAGTGGAAATCGATTCCCGCGAAGATTGAAGGGCAACAGGTCGTGGCCACAGCTCCTCCGGAAAACGCGACGGTTTGGTTTTTCACAGTGCAGGATGAGCGCGGCGCCGTCGTCAGCAGTCGCGTGACTTTTTCGGGTGAGAGCCCGTAGGTTTGGTGTAATTGGCATGAGCAACAAATACGACGATGCGATGAAACGGCTAGAGGCGGGTTTTCTATTGAGGTCGTCGCGTCGAAGCAAAAAACGCGGCACTTGTCAAAGATACGATAGTGCTCTTCCGTTAACAGAACACGACTTGCTGCAATTAGAAACTATCCTTCCTGATCCGATTCCAGACGGTTATCGGCATTTCCTGCAATTTTATGGCGATGCCTGTTGGCGATCGAGGCAATGGAAATGCCTGCTCATTGATGAGCCGGACATCACCTTGAACGTGTCTTATTTTTTTGGAATTCGCGAGAATAGCTGTTATCCATTACGGCCTGAATATGAAAACAATGTTGTTCAGCACGATATGCTGCCACGGCTATTGCCAATTGCCCAGGGCGACGGAGGGACGTACTGTATTTCTTTGAGCGGTGATGACCGAGGACAAGTATTTAGTTGGCATACCGACGACGTCGGTCAAGAGGTGCTGGATGGTGAAACTGTCGTGATTTCAGACGGGACGTGTTTTGTAGCGTATTCGTTTGATGAATTCCTGCACCAGATTTACCTTATAGATTGACGCTACAACCCGTGCGGCTCGGATATGAGTATGAGTACGACGCCCAGGGTAATCGCACCGTCATTCATGAGAACGTCATGCAGATCGGCTCGCCCGTTTACTACGATCACGCTCAATGCGACTGAAGTTGCCAATTCTCCCGCAAAATCAGCAAAATCGCATCGGAAGAATGTGGCGGATTCGCCTTTATGGCTCGATCATTTCCCGGCAGGTTCGTATCATTGGAGTGTGGCTTTGGTCCCGAAGGGTAGTCGGGGTCTGCCCAGCAAATTCGGGTGCTGCCGGGATGACAGCCTGCTCCCGCAACCGGCAGCAGCAGTGATTAGCGATTCAAAAAGAGCGAAACACGTTCACGGGATACTCAATAGACCTTGATGGCCAGTAGGCAAGGGGAATGACGATGGGGACGGCTAAGTTGGTTCTGGACGGTCAGGAATACGAGCTTCCAGTGATTACGGGATCCGAGGGGGAGCGCGCGGTCGACATCACCAGTCTCAGGTCCGAAGCCGATATCATCACGCTGGATTCCGGGTATGGAAACACCGGTTCCTGTGAAAGCGCGATCACGTTCATTAACGGCGAAGAGGGAATTTTACGGTATCGCGGCTATCCCATCGAGCAGCTTGCCGAATCCGCCACCTTCCCCGAAATCAGCTACCTGCTGATCTACGGCGAGCTTCCCAACCAAGAACAATTGTCGAATTTCCGTCAACAATTGACCTTTCACAGCATGATCCACGAAGACATGAAAAAGTTCTTCGAGGGTTTTCGGCCGTCTGCGCACCCGATGGCGATTCTCTCAGCCATGGTCGCATCGATGTCGACCTATTACCCGGAACTTGACGAAGATGACGACATGAATGTCATTCGTCTGCTCGCCAAAGCCAAAACCATTGCCGCCTACGCCTATAAAAAATCGATCGGCCAACCGTTTATCTATCCCCGGGATGATTTGTCTTACTGCGCCAACTTTCTGCACATGATGTTTGCCATGCCGACGACGACCTACGATGTCCCGCCGGAATTGGCCAACGCCCTGAACATGCTGTTGATTCTGCATGCGGATCACGAACAGAATTGCAGTACCTCGACGGTGCGGATGGTCGCCAGCAGCCAGGCCAACTTTTTCGCCTCGATTTCCGCCGGCATCGGCGCCTTATCGGGACCGCTACATGGCGGGGCGAATCAAAAGGTGTTGGAAATGTTGGAGATGATTCAGCAAGATGGCGGCGACTATATGAAGTATGTCAATCTCGCCAAGGACAAGGACGATGAGTTTCGTCTGATGGGCTTTGGCCATCGTGTTTATAAGAACTTTGATCCCCGCGCGACGTTCCTCCGCAAGGCGGCCGACGATGTGATCAAAACGATGGGTATCAACGATCCGCTGCTGAATATTGCCAAGGGCCTGGAAGAGGTCGCTCTCAGTGACGAATATTTCATTGAGCGTAAGTTGTATCCCAACGTCGATTTCTACAGTGGCATTTTGTACCGCGCCATGGGAATCCCCCCGGCAATGTTCACAGTGATGTTTGCCCTGGGGCGTTTGCCGGGTTGGATTGCGCATTGGAAAGAACTGCGGCAAGATCCCGGCAGCCGCATCAATCGGCCGCGGCAAGTCTACACGGGACCCAACGAGCGCACCTACGTGCCGATGGACCAACGCTAACGGTCTGTGATCAAACCCATGGGACAGCCTTTTTGTCTGCAGCAAACTGGACTGGGGAGTTTCACCAAGCGATCGATCCTGCGCGAATTTTCCGGCAATAAAGGACAGACATGAAACTGAGAATCTTCGGCATCAATGAACGATCGATGTTGGAGTCGCTACCGAAAACCAAACTGTCGGCTGAATGGGTCGACGATGAGACACATCGTTGGATCGATATCGAAGATGCCACGGCCGACGAACTGAAAGAAGTCTTCGCGCCTTACAAGCTACCCGCATCCATTCTCACAGCTTGCCTCGCCTCGGAACGGACGGCGCGGTTTATTTCGCGGCGCGATGCATTTTATCTTGAAGTGCCGACACATCTCGGCTGGGACGTGTACCCCAAACCGTACGTTTCCATCCTGTACTTGCCGACAACCGTGATCAGTATCCATCGCGACGTCGTGCATTCCATCGAGGACGTGATCGATGACTTAAACGAGGAGGTGCAGTTGTTCGAACGAAGTGCATCGGCATTGCTGTATCATTTATTGACCTCCATCGGCAAGAAAAACTTGGATGCCGCTCTCGATGTCCGTTCAGAGGCCGAAGAACTGGCGATGGAACTCGACCGCGACCCTGAGCGGATCGATCCTCAGCAGATTGCCGAGATGCGGAGAAAGATCAGCCACCATGCGACAGTGCACGACGACCATACGTATTGCGCCGGCGTCTTGCGAACCGTGGAGTCGAAATCGTTACAATTCACCGGGACATCGAGACTATTCAGCGAACAATTGCATCTAGCAGAAATGTCCGGCCAAATGATCGCGGGCGCTCAATCTCGCGTCGCAGACTTGCAGGGCACCTACGACGCGACCGTTCAGCAAAAAGTAGAAAACCGCTTGCGGATGTTGACGCTGCTTTCGGCAATCTTCCTGCCATTGACGCTCATTTCGGGCATTTACGGCATGAATTTTACCGACTTGCCCGGCATGGGGATCCCGACCGGATATCTGATTGTCATCGGCATCATGCTGGCCACCGTGTTCGGAATGGGACTGTATCTGAAGCGCAATGGTTGGTTTGATTAACGGTCGCGCACAGAGGTAACACAGAGTTCCAGCGTAACTTTCAAAAATCCCAAACCGACCGCTTGCGGTCGCATTGTGCGCCCCCCACCGGACAACTTGTCGATGTAAATTCGGATAGGAAACAAATGGTTCCTAGTTGGAGGATGATCTGCCAATGCTAGTCAATCCGCAATGATCACCCCAAAACCTCCAGCACAGCAGCGCCCATTTGTTCCGTCGACAGACTATTGCCGCCAGCGGCGATGTCGGCCGTGCGGTGGCCGGCGTCTAGGACTGCTTCGACGGCTGCGTCGATTACGGCGGCTTCTTCCGTCAAACCCA from Symmachiella dynata encodes:
- the msrA gene encoding peptide-methionine (S)-S-oxide reductase MsrA, with the protein product MRTSHRILAAIFIGGGLLFATIYARQQPMPESNKPEPTPQTDAVEPAGPAATEVATFGAGCFWCTEGVFLQLKGVQSVVSGYTGGQVPNPTYEQICTGRTGHAEVVQITFDPSVVTFADLLKVFWQTHDPTTLNRQGNDTGTQYRSAIFYHSPEQQQQAEAYKKQLDESGAFANPIVTEIVAAQEFFPAEDYHQNYYDLNEQQPYCQFVIRPKIEKLKKEFQDKLKTN
- a CDS encoding alpha/beta hydrolase family protein, whose protein sequence is MQNLRTIFAVASLLWIPTVAMADSAIKPSPQLPATMPWDLEALSQPPSFEWVDEQSPVRSLFYAGEPYGGQPTRVFASYATPGTLAGDSSLDKNLPAVVLLHGGGGTAFKEWAELWAKRGYAAIAMDLAGHRPVEGKNPHDGRNRTRLDDGGPNQGDEEKFGSIDKPAKEQWPYHAVANAIRAHSLIRSFSGVDPQRTAVTGISWGGYLTCIVSGVDNRFKAAVPVYGCGFLQENSAWVPRMAKMEPKQRERWVQLWDPSKYLPAVSMPILFVNGTNDFAYPLDSYMKSFDVVPSPKQLRVTVNMPHGHPPGWAPQEIGLFVDQHLRGADPLPKLDMLMVKDGQASLRWQGPKKITKAELHYTTDTVEINKRKWKSIPAKIEGQQVVATAPPENATVWFFTVQDERGAVVSSRVTFSGESP
- a CDS encoding SMI1/KNR4 family protein; this translates as MSNKYDDAMKRLEAGFLLRSSRRSKKRGTCQRYDSALPLTEHDLLQLETILPDPIPDGYRHFLQFYGDACWRSRQWKCLLIDEPDITLNVSYFFGIRENSCYPLRPEYENNVVQHDMLPRLLPIAQGDGGTYCISLSGDDRGQVFSWHTDDVGQEVLDGETVVISDGTCFVAYSFDEFLHQIYLID
- a CDS encoding citrate synthase; protein product: MGTAKLVLDGQEYELPVITGSEGERAVDITSLRSEADIITLDSGYGNTGSCESAITFINGEEGILRYRGYPIEQLAESATFPEISYLLIYGELPNQEQLSNFRQQLTFHSMIHEDMKKFFEGFRPSAHPMAILSAMVASMSTYYPELDEDDDMNVIRLLAKAKTIAAYAYKKSIGQPFIYPRDDLSYCANFLHMMFAMPTTTYDVPPELANALNMLLILHADHEQNCSTSTVRMVASSQANFFASISAGIGALSGPLHGGANQKVLEMLEMIQQDGGDYMKYVNLAKDKDDEFRLMGFGHRVYKNFDPRATFLRKAADDVIKTMGINDPLLNIAKGLEEVALSDEYFIERKLYPNVDFYSGILYRAMGIPPAMFTVMFALGRLPGWIAHWKELRQDPGSRINRPRQVYTGPNERTYVPMDQR
- a CDS encoding CorA family divalent cation transporter, with amino-acid sequence MKLRIFGINERSMLESLPKTKLSAEWVDDETHRWIDIEDATADELKEVFAPYKLPASILTACLASERTARFISRRDAFYLEVPTHLGWDVYPKPYVSILYLPTTVISIHRDVVHSIEDVIDDLNEEVQLFERSASALLYHLLTSIGKKNLDAALDVRSEAEELAMELDRDPERIDPQQIAEMRRKISHHATVHDDHTYCAGVLRTVESKSLQFTGTSRLFSEQLHLAEMSGQMIAGAQSRVADLQGTYDATVQQKVENRLRMLTLLSAIFLPLTLISGIYGMNFTDLPGMGIPTGYLIVIGIMLATVFGMGLYLKRNGWFD